A stretch of Bradyrhizobium sp. AZCC 2262 DNA encodes these proteins:
- a CDS encoding LysR family transcriptional regulator, with protein MMTLRQVEVIRAVMVTGTIGGAARLLNVSAPGISRLVKYTEKSLGVRFFQRQNGRYFPTPEARNIFEQINGVYEKMDDLTEIISKIGRGDLSELRIGSVPSISQVMVPRAIERVRRRYPELRIDINILKIEEAVDYLLLGRGDCVAMSYRLEHPGLDFLPLASGELFCIVPAGHELAGCKQVSAAEIIRYPLIGIDPNDPYGRIMSGIFARNKLDYDITIRARFGTTVCALVKAGLGIAVIDQFTVAHGGYPGIELLRIVEPTRFDTYIAVKRGAPLSLHIEHFIECLRSEMRAVGPDKAARRNPDAKPRLK; from the coding sequence GGCTTCTCAATGTGTCAGCGCCCGGCATCAGCCGGCTGGTGAAGTACACCGAGAAATCCCTGGGTGTCCGCTTCTTCCAGCGCCAGAACGGGCGCTATTTCCCGACCCCGGAAGCCCGCAACATTTTTGAGCAGATCAACGGCGTCTACGAGAAGATGGACGATCTCACCGAGATCATCTCCAAGATTGGGCGCGGCGATCTGTCCGAACTGCGCATCGGTTCGGTGCCCAGCATCTCGCAGGTGATGGTGCCGCGCGCGATCGAGCGGGTTCGGCGCCGCTATCCGGAATTGCGGATCGACATCAACATCCTCAAGATCGAGGAGGCCGTCGATTATCTGCTGCTGGGCCGTGGCGATTGCGTCGCCATGAGCTACCGGCTCGAGCATCCCGGCCTCGATTTCCTGCCGCTGGCGTCGGGCGAATTGTTCTGCATCGTGCCGGCGGGGCATGAGCTTGCCGGATGCAAGCAGGTCTCGGCCGCCGAGATCATCCGCTATCCCCTGATCGGCATCGATCCCAACGATCCCTACGGGCGGATCATGTCGGGGATCTTCGCGCGCAACAAACTCGACTACGACATCACCATCCGCGCGCGCTTCGGCACCACCGTGTGCGCGCTGGTCAAGGCTGGTCTCGGCATTGCCGTGATCGACCAGTTTACCGTCGCCCATGGCGGTTATCCCGGCATCGAATTGCTCAGGATCGTCGAGCCAACCCGCTTCGACACGTACATTGCCGTGAAACGCGGCGCGCCGCTGTCGCTGCACATCGAGCATTTCATCGAATGCCTGCGCTCGGAAATGCGGGCGGTGGGACCGGACAAGGCGGCGCGGCGAAATCCCGATGCCAAGCCCCGCCTGAAATAA
- a CDS encoding shikimate dehydrogenase: MSPAARPPAPADRRFLTGLIGAPIAHSASPAMHERAAEALGAHCHYQLIEVAGAGREELRLLLDGVRRLGFAGVNVTFPYKEAVVSLLDELSPGARAIGAVNTVVVRGGRLIGYNTDTTGFGRAVTELVRDPAQSRVAVIGAGGVGRAIAFALAETGVSEIRIFDTDRAKAQQLAAQLKSHGEVRAAGSVEDAMRGATGVVNGSPVGMLPNRGTPVPDALLHKGMWVADAVYTPLWTPLLNAAKAKGAEVMTGRELAIYQAADAFELFTGLKPSAVEMGNAFDAVMAKRYAKANAA, from the coding sequence ATGAGCCCTGCCGCCCGACCTCCTGCTCCGGCCGACCGCCGTTTTCTCACCGGCCTGATCGGCGCGCCGATCGCGCATTCGGCGTCGCCGGCGATGCATGAGCGGGCCGCCGAAGCGCTCGGCGCGCATTGCCACTACCAGCTGATCGAAGTCGCCGGCGCTGGCCGCGAAGAGTTGCGGTTGCTGCTCGACGGTGTACGCCGTCTGGGCTTTGCGGGCGTCAACGTCACCTTTCCGTACAAGGAAGCGGTGGTTTCCCTGCTCGATGAATTGTCGCCGGGGGCGCGCGCGATCGGCGCGGTCAACACGGTCGTGGTCAGGGGTGGCAGGCTGATCGGATACAACACGGACACCACGGGGTTTGGTCGGGCGGTTACCGAACTGGTCCGTGATCCCGCGCAGAGCCGCGTCGCCGTGATCGGCGCGGGCGGCGTCGGCAGGGCAATCGCCTTCGCACTGGCGGAGACCGGCGTGAGCGAGATCAGGATTTTCGACACCGATCGCGCCAAGGCCCAACAGCTCGCCGCGCAGCTCAAGAGCCATGGTGAAGTGAGGGCTGCCGGTAGCGTCGAGGACGCGATGCGCGGCGCCACCGGGGTCGTCAACGGCTCGCCGGTCGGCATGCTGCCGAACCGCGGCACGCCTGTCCCGGATGCCTTGCTGCACAAGGGCATGTGGGTGGCGGACGCGGTCTACACGCCGCTATGGACGCCGCTGCTGAATGCCGCCAAGGCAAAAGGCGCCGAGGTCATGACCGGGCGCGAGCTTGCGATCTATCAGGCAGCGGATGCATTCGAACTGTTTACGGGACTGAAGCCGTCGGCCGTCGAGATGGGAAATGCATTCGACGCGGTAATGGCCAAACGCTACGCTAAAGCGAACGCAGCTTGA
- a CDS encoding ABC transporter substrate-binding protein produces the protein MRSGIFAGLLLATVSAVAAFAQGAPIKLADVAELSGGGATVGNNWKNGIDLAIEEINAKGGILGRKLEVTHADSQSNPGVARAQLQKALDNEPYVLLGPGYSGSVKVTSPLAAEAGITQIMGGEAAELTQGGNKVLFRTSFGQQSSMPKVAKYINDELKAKSVAIVWVNNDFGKGGRDVITREFAKYNIKVAADISTEAGQADFAADVSKIKAAAPDAVFVYVNEEESARMLKELKRQAISVPLMGETTLVGQKVVELAGDAANGARGHVGLTTDAPIDLVKAFREKFAKKYNYVPDHNGLKGYLAIYMIKATTEKMGKVDAKAFADNLHGLTIKAASEPGILMDVTFDEKGDIDRQGFLVEIVDGKQVVKQVLPKLN, from the coding sequence ATGAGATCTGGGATTTTCGCAGGACTCCTGCTTGCCACCGTGTCGGCCGTGGCCGCATTCGCGCAGGGAGCGCCGATCAAGCTCGCCGATGTCGCCGAATTGTCCGGTGGCGGCGCTACCGTCGGCAACAACTGGAAAAACGGCATCGATCTTGCGATCGAGGAAATCAACGCCAAAGGCGGCATCCTCGGCCGCAAGCTGGAAGTCACGCATGCGGATTCGCAGTCGAATCCAGGCGTCGCACGCGCGCAGCTGCAGAAGGCGCTCGACAACGAACCCTATGTCCTGCTCGGACCCGGCTATTCCGGATCGGTCAAGGTCACTTCGCCGCTCGCCGCCGAAGCTGGAATTACGCAGATCATGGGTGGCGAAGCCGCCGAACTGACGCAGGGCGGCAACAAGGTTCTGTTCCGCACCTCGTTCGGCCAGCAATCCTCGATGCCGAAGGTCGCCAAATACATCAACGACGAGCTGAAGGCGAAATCGGTCGCGATCGTCTGGGTCAACAACGATTTCGGCAAAGGCGGTCGCGACGTCATCACCAGGGAATTCGCCAAGTACAACATCAAGGTCGCCGCCGATATTTCCACGGAAGCCGGACAGGCCGATTTCGCTGCCGACGTCAGCAAGATCAAGGCGGCCGCACCGGACGCCGTGTTCGTCTATGTCAACGAGGAAGAGAGCGCGCGGATGCTCAAAGAGCTGAAGCGCCAGGCGATATCAGTGCCGCTGATGGGCGAGACCACGCTGGTCGGTCAGAAGGTCGTCGAACTCGCAGGCGACGCGGCGAACGGCGCGCGCGGCCATGTCGGCCTGACCACCGATGCGCCGATCGATCTGGTCAAGGCGTTCCGCGAGAAGTTCGCCAAGAAGTACAACTACGTGCCGGATCATAACGGGCTGAAGGGCTATCTCGCGATCTACATGATCAAGGCCACCACCGAGAAGATGGGCAAGGTCGACGCCAAGGCGTTCGCCGACAATCTGCACGGCCTCACCATCAAGGCCGCCAGCGAGCCCGGCATCCTGATGGATGTGACCTTCGACGAGAAGGGCGACATCGACCGCCAGGGGTTCCTGGTCGAGATCGTCGACGGCAAGCAGGTCGTCAAGCAGGTGCTGCCGAAACTGAACTGA